A single genomic interval of Streptomyces sp. 1222.5 harbors:
- a CDS encoding pyridoxamine 5'-phosphate oxidase family protein, producing the protein MTPEPLPSALPVTDRTRHRRLREQGSHERADLEAILDAGFVCHLGVVVDGRPVVVPTVYGRDERWLYLHGSVASRSLAADTPVCVTVTHVDGLVLARSVFEHGVNYRSAMIHGTARRVTDPEERLAGLRRLTEHSAPGQWSYARRPDRRELAATTLLAVSLHEASVKIRTGAPDDGDGPDAALGLWAGVLPLTSAWGTPEPDPALPPGTAVPEHIARRAGTRHG; encoded by the coding sequence ATGACTCCCGAACCGCTCCCCAGCGCGCTGCCCGTCACCGACCGCACCCGTCACCGCAGGCTGCGCGAGCAGGGCAGTCACGAGCGGGCGGATCTGGAGGCGATCCTCGACGCGGGGTTCGTCTGCCACCTGGGGGTGGTGGTCGACGGACGGCCGGTGGTGGTGCCCACTGTCTACGGGCGGGACGAACGGTGGCTGTACCTGCACGGCTCGGTGGCGAGCCGCAGCCTCGCCGCGGACACCCCGGTGTGCGTGACGGTCACGCACGTCGACGGACTGGTCCTCGCCCGGTCCGTCTTCGAGCACGGGGTGAACTACCGCAGCGCCATGATCCACGGCACCGCCCGCAGGGTGACCGACCCCGAGGAGAGACTGGCGGGCCTGCGCCGGCTGACCGAGCACTCGGCACCGGGCCAGTGGTCGTACGCCCGCCGCCCCGACCGCAGGGAGCTGGCCGCCACCACCCTCCTCGCCGTCTCCCTCCACGAGGCCTCCGTCAAGATCCGCACCGGTGCCCCCGACGACGGCGACGGCCCCGACGCGGCGCTCGGCCTGTGGGCCGGGGTCCTGCCGCTCACCAGCGCCTGGGGCACTCCGGAACCCGACCCGGCGCTGCCGCCGGGCACCGCCGTACCGGAACACATCGCGCGACGTGCGGGGACCCGGCACGGCTGA
- a CDS encoding hydroxyacid dehydrogenase — MPERPQALLAMTAENVEHVFPPDLLARLRACVDLDPALVAQDFTEPRVREALARTEVLITGWGCPRLDAAALDAAPGLRAVLHAAGSVKGFTTPEVWRRGIAVSSAAAANALPVAEYTLAMILLAGKDVLGSRDRLRARRAFPSGGILPGLGNHGRRVGVVGASRIGRRLIELLRPYDLTVTLADPYAGAAQAARLGVPLLPLDELLRTSDTVTLHAPHTPETRHLIGARELALMPDGSVLINTARGALVDHDALIRELRAGRLGAVLDVTDPEPLPADSPLFDLPGAFVTPHLAGSQGNEVARLGRTVVEEAERLSSGAALLHAVDPAELDRTA, encoded by the coding sequence TTGCCCGAGCGTCCGCAGGCCCTGCTCGCCATGACCGCGGAGAACGTGGAGCACGTCTTCCCGCCGGACCTCCTCGCCCGGCTGCGCGCCTGCGTGGACCTCGATCCCGCCCTGGTGGCCCAGGACTTCACCGAGCCGCGGGTGCGGGAGGCCCTCGCGCGCACCGAGGTCCTGATCACCGGCTGGGGCTGTCCGCGCCTGGACGCCGCGGCCCTGGACGCCGCCCCCGGGCTGCGCGCGGTGCTGCACGCGGCCGGCTCGGTCAAGGGATTCACCACCCCGGAGGTGTGGCGACGCGGCATCGCCGTCTCCTCGGCCGCCGCGGCCAACGCCCTGCCCGTGGCCGAGTACACGCTCGCCATGATCCTGCTCGCCGGCAAGGATGTGTTGGGCTCCCGCGACCGCCTGCGCGCCCGGCGTGCCTTCCCCTCCGGCGGCATCCTCCCCGGCCTCGGCAACCACGGCCGCCGGGTGGGTGTCGTCGGGGCCTCCCGCATCGGCCGCCGCCTGATCGAGCTGCTCCGCCCCTACGACCTCACGGTCACGCTCGCCGACCCGTACGCCGGCGCGGCGCAGGCGGCGCGGCTCGGGGTACCGCTGCTGCCGCTGGACGAGTTGCTGCGCACCTCCGACACCGTCACCCTGCACGCGCCGCACACCCCCGAGACCCGCCACCTCATCGGAGCCCGGGAACTCGCCCTGATGCCCGACGGATCGGTGCTGATCAACACCGCGCGCGGCGCACTCGTCGACCACGACGCGCTGATCCGGGAGCTGCGCGCCGGACGGCTCGGCGCCGTCCTGGACGTCACCGACCCCGAGCCGCTGCCCGCCGACTCCCCGCTGTTCGACCTGCCGGGCGCCTTCGTCACCCCGCACCTGGCGGGCTCCCAGGGCAACGAGGTGGCCCGGCTCGGCCGCACGGTGGTGGAGGAGGCCGAGCGGCTGTCGTCGGGCGCGGCCCTTCTGCACGCCGTCGACCCCGCGGAGCTGGACCGCACGGCCTGA
- a CDS encoding FAD-binding protein, producing MTDTVTNWARTITYTAEAYRRPHTLDALRALVAGSARVRVLGSGHSFNGIADPGPHGVLLSTAALPPVIEVDAAARTVRVGGGVRYGELARAVHAYGLALPNMASLPHISVAGSVATGTHGSGVGNAPLASAVREVELVVADGSPLTITRGDTRFDGVVTSLGALGVVTALTLDLEPAYEVSQHVYTGLPLRELDFAAVAAAGHSVSLFTDWRAPSFGQVWVKRRTDRPAVDFPWAPPAAGPVHPVPGMPAANCTEQLGIPGPWHERLPHFRAEFTPSSGEEIQSEYLLPRPAAVDALEAVAGIGEAVAAVLRICEVRTVAADAQWLSPAHGRDSVALHFTWVRDAPAVLPVVRRLEEALAPFDPRPHWGKVYEIPPADLRRRYVRLADFRALARSLDPAGKFTNAFVGDLLAE from the coding sequence ATGACGGACACGGTGACCAATTGGGCCCGCACCATCACGTACACCGCCGAGGCGTACCGGCGTCCGCACACGCTGGACGCACTGCGGGCCCTGGTCGCCGGGAGTGCGAGGGTGCGGGTGCTGGGCAGCGGCCACTCCTTCAACGGCATCGCCGACCCCGGCCCGCACGGCGTCCTGCTGTCGACCGCCGCCCTGCCTCCGGTGATCGAGGTCGACGCGGCCGCGCGCACGGTCCGGGTGGGCGGCGGGGTCCGGTACGGCGAACTGGCCCGCGCGGTCCACGCGTACGGTCTCGCGCTCCCCAACATGGCCTCCCTGCCGCACATCTCGGTGGCGGGTTCGGTGGCGACCGGCACCCACGGTTCGGGCGTCGGCAACGCGCCGCTGGCCTCGGCCGTCCGGGAGGTGGAGCTGGTCGTGGCGGACGGATCGCCGCTGACGATCACGCGCGGTGACACGCGGTTCGACGGCGTCGTGACCTCGCTCGGCGCGCTCGGCGTCGTCACCGCTCTCACGCTCGACCTGGAACCCGCGTACGAGGTCTCGCAGCACGTCTACACCGGACTCCCGCTGCGCGAGCTGGACTTCGCGGCGGTCGCGGCCGCCGGGCACAGCGTCAGCCTGTTCACGGACTGGCGTGCACCGTCCTTCGGGCAGGTGTGGGTCAAGCGGCGCACCGACCGGCCGGCGGTGGACTTCCCGTGGGCGCCGCCGGCGGCCGGGCCGGTGCATCCGGTGCCGGGCATGCCCGCGGCCAACTGCACGGAGCAGTTGGGGATTCCGGGTCCCTGGCACGAGCGGCTGCCGCACTTCCGGGCCGAGTTCACCCCGAGCAGCGGGGAGGAGATCCAGTCGGAGTACCTGCTGCCGCGACCCGCGGCCGTGGACGCGCTGGAGGCGGTCGCCGGGATCGGGGAGGCGGTCGCCGCCGTCCTGCGGATCTGCGAGGTGCGGACGGTCGCCGCCGACGCGCAGTGGCTCAGCCCCGCCCACGGCCGCGACTCGGTCGCACTGCACTTCACCTGGGTGCGCGACGCCCCCGCGGTCCTCCCGGTGGTGCGCCGCCTGGAGGAGGCGCTTGCCCCCTTCGACCCACGCCCGCACTGGGGGAAGGTGTACGAGATCCCGCCGGCCGACCTTCGCCGGCGATACGTCCGCCTGGCCGACTTCCGCGCCCTCGCCCGCTCACTGGACCCCGCCGGGAAGTTCACCAACGCGTTCGTGGGGGACCTTCTCGCGGAGTGA
- a CDS encoding ROK family transcriptional regulator, which produces MKRTSRDIRTANRYEVLRRLIAASPTSRQELAAATGLSLATVATLVGELLDLGLVTEVGFEDSAGGRPRGLIAVDASGGALIGVDIAETYVHVELFDLALNVLARAEEQLRPGESRPEQVVGRVAAAVAAVVDRAGTRAARVLGVGVSVPGQVDRDTGVVEYAANWQWHGVPLLDLLAELLPYPLHLDNPLRACTVAELWFGAARGRDDAVVVNLGTGVGAGLALGGGLHRGVSNSAGEWGHTTLVLDGRPCHCGGHGCVETYVGAPGIMQHLRELDPHSPLSHPDDQTATIDALARAAAEGDPVALAVVRETARYLGAGISDLVNLLNPEVVVLSSWVASRLGEPLLVEVRRAVARHALRRPLAATEIVLSPIPTDPVSLGAATFALEGALRSVRQRSGATGRTVFAGSRTAPSS; this is translated from the coding sequence GTGAAGCGCACGTCACGTGACATTCGCACCGCGAACCGCTACGAGGTGCTGCGCCGGCTCATCGCCGCGTCGCCCACCAGCAGGCAGGAGCTGGCGGCCGCCACCGGTCTGAGCCTGGCCACCGTCGCCACCCTGGTCGGTGAGCTGCTGGACCTCGGCCTGGTCACCGAGGTCGGGTTCGAGGACTCCGCCGGGGGCAGGCCCAGGGGGCTGATCGCCGTCGACGCGTCGGGAGGCGCGCTGATCGGCGTCGACATCGCGGAGACGTACGTCCATGTCGAGCTGTTCGACCTGGCGTTGAACGTGCTCGCCCGCGCCGAGGAGCAGCTGCGGCCCGGCGAGAGCCGGCCGGAGCAGGTGGTCGGCCGGGTCGCCGCCGCGGTCGCCGCGGTGGTGGACCGGGCCGGAACCCGGGCGGCCCGGGTGCTGGGCGTCGGAGTGAGCGTGCCGGGCCAGGTGGACCGGGACACCGGCGTCGTCGAGTACGCGGCCAACTGGCAGTGGCACGGTGTGCCGTTGCTGGACCTGCTGGCCGAACTCCTCCCCTACCCCCTCCACTTGGACAATCCGCTGCGCGCCTGCACGGTGGCCGAACTCTGGTTCGGGGCCGCGCGCGGACGCGACGACGCCGTGGTGGTCAATCTCGGCACCGGGGTCGGCGCCGGGCTGGCGCTCGGCGGCGGACTGCACCGGGGCGTGAGCAACAGCGCCGGCGAGTGGGGGCACACCACGCTGGTGCTGGACGGACGGCCGTGCCACTGCGGCGGCCACGGCTGCGTGGAGACGTACGTCGGCGCCCCCGGCATCATGCAGCATCTGCGCGAACTCGACCCGCACTCACCCTTGTCGCACCCGGACGACCAGACGGCCACCATCGACGCGCTGGCCCGTGCGGCCGCCGAGGGGGACCCGGTCGCGCTCGCGGTCGTCCGGGAGACCGCCCGTTACCTCGGCGCCGGTATCTCCGACCTGGTCAACCTCCTCAACCCCGAGGTGGTCGTCCTCAGCAGCTGGGTCGCCTCCCGGCTGGGCGAGCCGCTGCTGGTCGAGGTCCGCCGGGCCGTCGCCCGGCACGCCCTGCGCCGGCCGCTGGCCGCCACCGAGATCGTCCTCTCGCCGATCCCCACCGACCCGGTGTCCCTCGGTGCGGCCACGTTCGCGCTGGAAGGGGCGCTGCGGTCGGTACGGCAGAGGAGCGGCGCCACCGGACGCACCGTCTTCGCGGGGAGCCGTACCGCACCGTCCTCATGA
- a CDS encoding glycoside hydrolase family 2 TIM barrel-domain containing protein — MPFRPYSVTDYVEDVSPGHGALPPRARYASSDAASLSLNGTWRFRLSGTADAEDDSFAATEYDAGAWAEVQVPGHWVLQGHGSPIYTNHLYPFPVDPPRVPTENPTGDHRLVFDLPADWPGPSAGGAVLRFDGVESCARVWLNGTDLGEFKGSRLPHEFAVGDLLRATGNVLAVRVHQWSAGSYLEDQDQWWLPGIFRDVTLLHRPAGSALDFFVHASYDHRSGTGTLRVDSDVDGRVTVPDLGIDIGTGDEATVPVEPWSAEIPRLYDAVLATEGERVPLRVGFRTVELSDGLIRVNGRAVLFKGVNRHEWHPERGRALDLETMREDVLLMKRHNVNAVRTSHYPPHPAFLDLCDEYGLWVIDECDLETHGFTEQGWRGNPVDDDRWTPALLDRAARMVERDKNHPCVVVWSLGNEAGTGRGLTAMADWIHHRDPSRPVHYEGDIDCRDTDMYSRMYADHAEVERIGRGLDGGPAKRRELPFILCEYAHAMGNGPGGLADYQRLFERYDRLQGGFVWEWIDHGIAHPELGYAYGGDFGEELHDGNFVCDGLVFPDRRPSPGLVEYKKVIEPVAVADDGADGTVRITNKYDFADLSALAFTWSYQVDGETVGSGGLPVPALAPGESADVKLPQPPPGAPAGEALWTVRAVLAADAPWAPRDHVVAWGQLRVTERGVPYVAATARPVPGDGVITLGPGTFDARTGALTAIGGVAVSTPRLDVWRATTDNDDGAAWQSDIRYGPLWRKLGLHRMRHRLDEVRADEDALSVRIRVAPAARELGLATVYRWTSDGERLRLTVSVGPEGDWRVPLPRLGVRFGLAAADRVRWFGGGPGEAYPDTRSASAIGRWRSTVDDLQTPYVRPQENGARVDVRWVELGGLRIEGDPEFLLTVRRWTTERLDSATHRTDLTPGDQVWVNLDHAHHGIGSQSCGPGPLPQYHLHAEPTEFSFVFSPAPDTA, encoded by the coding sequence ATGCCTTTCCGCCCGTACTCCGTCACCGACTACGTGGAGGACGTCTCCCCGGGCCACGGGGCGCTGCCTCCCCGGGCCCGGTACGCCTCCTCCGACGCCGCGTCCCTCTCACTGAACGGCACCTGGCGGTTCCGGCTGTCCGGTACGGCCGACGCCGAGGACGACTCCTTCGCCGCGACGGAGTACGACGCCGGTGCCTGGGCGGAGGTCCAGGTGCCGGGCCACTGGGTCCTCCAGGGCCACGGCTCCCCGATCTACACCAACCACCTCTACCCGTTCCCGGTCGATCCGCCGCGCGTCCCCACCGAGAACCCGACGGGCGACCACCGGCTCGTCTTCGACCTTCCGGCAGACTGGCCCGGCCCGTCCGCCGGCGGCGCCGTCCTGCGTTTCGACGGGGTCGAGTCCTGTGCCCGGGTCTGGCTGAACGGCACGGACCTCGGCGAGTTCAAGGGCTCCCGGCTGCCGCACGAGTTCGCGGTCGGCGACCTGCTCAGGGCCACCGGCAACGTGCTGGCCGTCCGTGTCCACCAGTGGTCGGCCGGCTCCTACCTGGAGGACCAGGACCAGTGGTGGCTGCCCGGCATCTTCCGTGACGTCACCCTGCTGCACCGCCCGGCGGGCAGCGCGCTGGACTTCTTCGTGCACGCGTCCTACGACCACCGCTCCGGGACCGGGACCCTGCGCGTGGACTCCGACGTGGACGGCCGGGTCACCGTCCCGGACCTCGGCATCGACATCGGGACCGGCGACGAGGCGACCGTACCGGTGGAACCGTGGTCGGCCGAGATCCCCAGGCTGTACGACGCCGTCCTCGCCACCGAGGGCGAGCGGGTGCCGCTGCGCGTCGGTTTCCGCACGGTGGAGCTGTCGGACGGTCTGATCCGGGTCAACGGACGGGCCGTGCTCTTCAAGGGCGTCAACCGGCACGAATGGCACCCCGAGCGGGGCCGTGCGCTGGACCTGGAGACCATGCGCGAGGACGTGCTGCTGATGAAGCGGCACAACGTCAACGCCGTCCGCACCTCCCACTACCCGCCGCACCCCGCCTTCCTCGACCTCTGCGACGAGTACGGCCTCTGGGTGATCGACGAATGCGACCTGGAGACGCACGGCTTCACCGAGCAGGGCTGGCGGGGCAACCCCGTCGACGACGACCGGTGGACCCCGGCGCTGCTCGACCGGGCGGCCCGAATGGTCGAGCGCGACAAGAACCATCCCTGCGTCGTCGTCTGGTCCCTCGGCAACGAGGCGGGCACCGGCCGGGGCCTGACCGCGATGGCCGACTGGATCCACCACCGCGATCCGTCCCGTCCCGTGCACTACGAGGGCGACATCGACTGCCGCGACACCGACATGTACTCGCGGATGTACGCCGACCACGCCGAGGTCGAGCGGATCGGCCGCGGCCTGGACGGCGGGCCCGCGAAACGCCGCGAACTGCCCTTCATCCTCTGCGAGTACGCGCACGCCATGGGCAACGGCCCCGGTGGACTCGCCGACTACCAGCGGCTGTTCGAGCGGTACGACCGGCTCCAGGGCGGGTTCGTCTGGGAGTGGATCGACCACGGCATCGCCCACCCCGAACTGGGCTACGCCTACGGGGGGGACTTCGGCGAGGAACTGCACGACGGCAACTTCGTCTGCGACGGACTGGTCTTCCCGGACCGGCGTCCCTCCCCCGGCCTCGTCGAGTACAAGAAGGTGATCGAACCGGTCGCCGTCGCCGATGACGGCGCGGACGGCACGGTCCGCATCACCAACAAGTACGACTTCGCCGACCTGTCGGCACTGGCGTTCACGTGGTCGTACCAGGTCGACGGGGAGACGGTGGGCTCCGGCGGCCTGCCGGTGCCCGCGCTGGCGCCCGGCGAGTCGGCCGACGTGAAACTGCCCCAGCCGCCGCCCGGGGCACCGGCCGGCGAGGCCCTCTGGACGGTCCGGGCGGTCCTCGCGGCCGACGCTCCCTGGGCACCGCGGGACCACGTGGTCGCCTGGGGCCAGCTCCGGGTGACGGAGCGCGGGGTGCCGTACGTCGCCGCGACCGCCCGCCCGGTGCCCGGCGACGGAGTGATCACCCTCGGCCCCGGCACCTTCGACGCCCGCACCGGAGCCCTGACGGCGATCGGCGGCGTGGCCGTCTCCACGCCGCGGCTGGACGTGTGGCGGGCCACCACCGACAACGACGACGGCGCCGCCTGGCAGAGCGACATCAGGTACGGCCCGCTGTGGCGCAAGCTCGGCCTGCACCGCATGCGGCACCGCCTGGACGAGGTACGGGCCGACGAGGACGCGCTGTCGGTCCGCATCCGGGTGGCGCCGGCGGCCCGTGAGCTGGGCCTGGCGACGGTGTACCGGTGGACGTCCGACGGCGAGCGGCTGCGCCTGACCGTGTCCGTCGGCCCGGAGGGCGACTGGCGGGTGCCGCTCCCCCGGCTCGGCGTCCGCTTCGGGCTGGCCGCCGCCGACCGTGTCCGGTGGTTCGGCGGCGGCCCCGGCGAGGCGTACCCGGACACCCGTTCGGCGTCCGCGATCGGCCGGTGGCGGTCGACCGTGGACGACCTGCAGACCCCCTACGTCCGCCCGCAGGAGAACGGCGCCCGCGTCGACGTGCGCTGGGTGGAGCTGGGCGGGCTGCGCATCGAGGGCGACCCGGAGTTCCTCCTCACCGTCCGCCGCTGGACGACCGAGCGACTGGACTCCGCCACTCACCGCACCGACCTGACACCGGGCGACCAGGTCTGGGTCAACCTGGACCACGCCCACCACGGCATCGGCTCGCAGTCCTGCGGCCCCGGCCCCCTGCCCCAGTACCACCTGCACGCGGAACCGACGGAGTTCTCCTTCGTCTTCAGCCCGGCCCCCGACACCGCCTGA
- a CDS encoding TetR/AcrR family transcriptional regulator codes for MARAGLSGERVVVAAAELADEVGFERVTLSALARRFGVRDASLYSHVRGMEDLRARLALHAGGELIDRIAVAVAGRAGKEALAAFAGAYRAYALRHPGRYAATQIRVDQSLVAGTPALRRTAEITYGMLRGYGLEEPDLTDAVRLLRSTFHGYCALESTGGFGADRDVQASWDKAVDALHLALEHWPRETGPGRKKAEDR; via the coding sequence ATGGCCCGTGCGGGGCTCAGCGGGGAGCGGGTGGTCGTGGCGGCGGCCGAGCTGGCCGACGAGGTGGGGTTCGAGCGGGTCACCCTGTCGGCGCTGGCCCGCCGGTTCGGGGTGAGGGACGCCAGCCTGTACTCGCACGTCCGGGGCATGGAGGACCTGCGCGCCCGGCTCGCGCTGCACGCGGGCGGCGAGTTGATCGACCGGATCGCGGTGGCCGTGGCCGGACGGGCGGGCAAGGAGGCGCTGGCCGCCTTCGCCGGCGCCTACCGCGCCTACGCCCTGCGGCACCCGGGCCGGTACGCCGCCACCCAGATCCGCGTCGACCAGTCCCTGGTCGCCGGCACCCCGGCCCTGCGCCGCACCGCCGAGATCACCTACGGCATGCTGCGCGGCTACGGGCTCGAAGAACCCGATCTGACCGACGCGGTGCGCCTGCTGCGCAGCACCTTCCACGGCTACTGCGCCCTGGAGTCCACCGGCGGCTTCGGCGCGGACCGTGACGTCCAGGCCTCCTGGGACAAGGCGGTCGACGCACTGCACCTGGCGCTCGAACACTGGCCGCGCGAGACCGGCCCCGGCCGGAAGAAGGCGGAAGACCGATGA
- a CDS encoding alpha/beta fold hydrolase — protein sequence MTEPLPDAYDVRGSGPVLLLVPGGAGHPMGLGPLTERLSARFTVVTYDPLGLAHGRLGLPVADQRVADWSEGAHRVLETVLPAGGSAYVCGTSSGGIAALDLLARHPHRLAHVVAHEPPCVTLLPDGAERRAELVGQLDGPGRPPAEGESATPMGVFLAHVLRPFTAHAPAFTAPPGRLTVAAGTTSRGQLLHRTAESAAGRLGGAFAEFPGGHLGMLDHPLEFADRLADTFLSSARTSA from the coding sequence ATGACCGAACCCCTTCCCGACGCCTACGACGTCCGGGGCAGCGGTCCCGTACTGCTGCTCGTGCCCGGCGGCGCCGGACACCCCATGGGGCTCGGTCCGCTGACCGAACGCCTGTCCGCGCGCTTCACCGTGGTGACGTACGACCCGCTCGGCCTCGCCCACGGCAGACTGGGCCTCCCGGTCGCCGACCAGCGGGTGGCGGACTGGAGCGAGGGAGCGCACCGGGTGCTGGAGACCGTGCTTCCGGCAGGCGGGTCCGCGTACGTGTGCGGCACCAGCTCCGGCGGCATCGCGGCCCTGGACCTCCTCGCCCGGCACCCGCACCGGCTGGCCCACGTGGTCGCGCACGAACCGCCCTGCGTCACCCTGCTGCCCGACGGGGCCGAGCGGCGCGCGGAGCTCGTCGGACAGCTGGACGGCCCCGGACGGCCGCCCGCCGAGGGCGAGTCGGCGACCCCGATGGGCGTGTTCCTCGCTCATGTCCTGCGCCCGTTCACCGCCCACGCGCCCGCCTTCACCGCTCCGCCGGGCCGGCTCACCGTGGCCGCCGGCACGACCTCACGCGGTCAGCTCCTGCACCGCACAGCAGAGTCCGCCGCCGGCCGGCTGGGCGGCGCCTTCGCGGAGTTCCCGGGCGGCCATCTCGGCATGCTCGATCACCCGCTGGAGTTCGCCGACCGGCTCGCCGACACGTTCCTCTCCAGCGCGCGGACGTCCGCGTAG
- a CDS encoding isocitrate lyase/phosphoenolpyruvate mutase family protein, with the protein MTAEPTTTSFAALHHRPGEPLLLPNAWDHASAAALAARGFPAIGTTSLAVAAAVGLPDGAAATREHTLRLARTLGPEPYPLSVDAENGFGDDPDEVAELARELWAAGVAGINLEDGLGPSGRHAAKIAAVKAAVPELFVNARTDTHWSGDGDARDTLRRLDAYQEAGADGVFVPGLTDPRGIASLVRHLEAPLNILYSPTGPAVPRLAGLGVRRVSLGSLLYRRALGAALDAVADIAAGRAPAGPTPSYADVRALERNVSASRSANSSG; encoded by the coding sequence ATGACCGCAGAACCCACCACGACGTCCTTCGCGGCACTGCACCACCGGCCTGGTGAGCCGCTGCTGCTGCCCAACGCGTGGGACCACGCCTCGGCCGCCGCCCTCGCCGCCCGGGGCTTCCCCGCCATCGGCACGACGAGCCTGGCCGTCGCGGCGGCCGTCGGCCTGCCGGACGGGGCGGCGGCGACCCGCGAGCACACCCTGCGCCTCGCCCGGACCCTCGGTCCGGAGCCGTACCCGCTCTCGGTCGACGCCGAGAACGGCTTCGGCGACGACCCGGACGAAGTGGCCGAGCTGGCCCGGGAACTGTGGGCCGCCGGGGTGGCCGGGATCAACCTGGAGGACGGTCTCGGGCCGAGCGGCCGGCACGCCGCGAAGATCGCCGCGGTGAAGGCGGCCGTACCGGAGCTGTTCGTCAACGCCCGCACCGACACCCACTGGTCGGGGGACGGGGACGCGCGGGACACCCTGCGGCGGCTCGACGCGTATCAGGAGGCGGGTGCGGACGGGGTGTTCGTACCGGGGCTGACCGATCCGCGGGGGATCGCGTCCCTCGTCCGGCATCTCGAAGCACCCCTCAACATCCTCTACTCGCCGACCGGGCCCGCCGTCCCCCGGCTCGCCGGCCTCGGTGTGCGCCGCGTCAGCCTCGGCTCGCTGCTGTACCGGCGCGCGCTCGGCGCGGCGCTGGACGCGGTGGCCGACATCGCCGCGGGGCGTGCCCCGGCCGGTCCGACCCCCTCCTACGCGGACGTCCGCGCGCTGGAGAGGAACGTGTCGGCGAGCCGGTCGGCGAACTCCAGCGGGTGA